The following DNA comes from Cedecea neteri.
TTGTGTGCTGGCGAAACTTCCATGCTTTGCCGGGTGCCAGTCCTGGGTTGCTACCACGCTTTCATCGCGGGCGTGAAACAGCTCGATAAGCTGGTTAGCGACCTCGACGGTGCTGTCACCTTCCGGGACGGCAAGCGTGCCACCGGCACAAAAATCGTTTTGCAAATCAATCAACAGCAACGCACTTTGCGCCATTGGCATTCCTTATTCGTCAGGAGTGAGTTCACCACGCAGGTTTTGCGACATCGCATCACGGATCGCCTGAGCATCCAGGCCCTGGCTCAGCAGGTAGTGAAGCTTGGTTAACGTCGCTTCTACCGTCATATCGAACCCGCTGATAACGCCGGCCTGCGCCAGCGCGTTGCCGGTGGCATAGCCGCCCATGTTCACTTTGCCCGACATACACTGCGTGAGGTTAACCACCACGATGCCGCGCGCGCTGGCTTCCTGCAACTCTTTAATGAACGCGCCCTGCTGCGGGGCATTCCCCACTCCGTAAGAACGTAGGATCAGCGCTTTCACCGGCTGACGCAGGAAGTTGCCCACGACATCGGCAGAAATGCCTGGATAGATGGTGACCACGCCAATCGGCTGCGGCGTGATCGGGTGAACAATCAGCTCGCCTTCGCCGTGCGGGGCTGGGGGCGTATTCAGCTTACGGATGTGGATCCCGGCTTCCAGCAGCGGCGCAAGGTTAGGGGAGGCAAAGGCATCAAAGCCGTCGGCATGGGCTTTGGTGGTGCGGTTCCCGCGGTAGAGACGATTGTTGAAGAACAGCGTCACTTCGTTGATTGGGTAGTTGGCCGCCACGTACAGCGAATTGAGCAGGTTGATTTGCCCGTCAGAACGCAGCTCTGCCAGCGGGATCTGCGACCCCGTGACGATCACCGGCTTGCTGAGATTCTCCAGCATGAAGGAGAGCGCCGAGGCCGTAAACGCCATGGTATCCGTGCCGTGCAGGATCACGAAACCGTCGTACTCGTCGTAGTGGGCTTTGATGTCGTCGGCAATGTGCTGCCAGTCTTCGGGCGTCATGTCCGAAGAGTCCATCAGCGGATCGTATTCGTGGATCGTGAAGTCCGGCATTTCCGGGCGATGGAATTCAGGCATCATCGCCAGCTGGCGCTGCAGGTGGCCGGAAACAGGAATGTAGCCGTGTTCTGAACGCTGCATCCCGATAGTACCGCCGGTGTAGGCAACGTAGATGGATTTCTTTTGCATGGGGTTTCTCGAGGCTTTCGATATTTGCGGCAGAGTATAGAGAGGATGGCGGAAAAAAAAAGCCCGGTTTAACCGGGCTTTGCTTCATGTGAGTAAATTAACGCACATCGCCGCAGGTGAGGCAGAAGGCGTAACGATTTTGCGGGTCGTTCATGGTGCCGAATTTGTCATTCTGGGCTTTGACCGCCAGCGCGGCATCGGCCAGTGGGGCTGGCAGGTAAGCCTGAATGGCCTGAGGTAGTGCGGCGCGTACCGAGCCGGTCATGGCGTTAAAGACCATGTCGGTGAAGGTTGCGTCATCCTGCCAGAACGCCAGGTGCCAGCTTTTCAGCTTCGCCAGTTCGGCGGCTTTGGCAACGGCATCGTCAAAATCACCCAGGCTGTCTACCAGGCCGTTAGCTTTGGCATCTTCCCCGGTCCAGACGTGGCCCTGAGCAATCTGATCGATTTGCTCCGGCGTTTTCTTGCGGGACGCCGCCACCAGGCCGATGAAGCGCTTGTAGCCGTTGTCGATGCTGAGCTGCATCATCTGCTGCACTTCAGGCGGCAGCTTCTTAGTCACGGCCACGTCGGCCAGCGGTGATGTTGATACACCGTCGGTATGCACGCCAATCGCGTCGAGGGTGTTTTCTACGGTATTGATGACGCCGAAAATACCAATCGAGCCGGTCAGCGTACTTGGGTTGGCGATGATGTAGTTCGCCGGAGTAGAAATCCAGTAGCCGCCAGATGCCGCCATGCCGCCCATTGAAACCACAATTGGCTTCCCGGCTTCACGCGCAGCGACAAGCTCTTCACGAATGGTTTCGGACGCAGTGACGCTGCCGCCAGGGCTGTTTACGCGGAAGACGATAGCTTTCACCTTCGGATCCAGACGTGCTTCACGGATCTGCATCGCCGTGGTGTCGCCGCCGACCTGGCCTGGGGTTTCTTCCCCGTCCATGATCGCGCCGTTGGCGAAGATCACCGCAATGGCATCACCTTGCTCAGACGGTTTTTTCACGGTGTAGTCGTAAATACTGGTGTAGCTAAAGTCTTTGTTGGCTTTGCTCCAGCCGAACTGTTTCACCAGCGCCTTATCCACGACTGCACTGCTTGCCAGCTCGTCCACCAACTTGTTGTCCAGGGCATATTTTGCGGTGTCGCCACCCAGTTTTTGCAGGTTATCCAGCAGCGCCTGAGCGCCGGGGAAAGCCTGCTGAGCGGTAATCTGGCGGTTTGCCGCGATGGTGTTCAGGTAGTTTTGCCACAGCTCGCCAATCCAGCGGCTGTCCGCATCGCGTGCGGCAGGGGACATATCATCGCGGATATACGGCTCAACCGCTGACTTATAGGTCCCGACGCGGAAGACGTGGGTCGAGACTTTCAGCTTATCCAGCAGGGTTTTGTAATACAGCGCGTTAGTGGCGAACCCGTGCAGGTCAACCATGCCCTGCGGCGAGAGCCAGATTTTATTGGCAAAGCTTGCCAGGTAGTACTGACTCTGGTTGTAGCTGTCGCCCATCGCATAAACCGGCTTGCCGCCGTCGCGGAATTCGCGCAGCGCTTTGCCGATATACTGCATTGACGGCTGATCGGCCCCGGCGAAATCTTTCAGGTCCAGCACAATGCCGGTGATATTGCGGTCATCTTTTGCCTGACGAATGGCGTCGACGATGTCAAACAGGGAGTTCTCCTGCAGACGATCGGAACTGGCGCCCACCAGCTGGCGGCCAATCACGCCCAGCTTATTGCTGACCGACGGTTTGTCTACCACCACGCCGGTGATGTCCAGCAGCAACGCACCTCGTGCTGGCTCCGCTGGCGTGCTTTTTACCTGCATCCAGATGCCGACCCCAACCAGGATCAGCAGGATAAGGAACAAGTTGAGAATAAATTCCCGAATGAAATTAAGCAGACGCCAGGTCCACTTAAAAAAGCCGCTAATAAATCGCCCAATGGTGCGCATGTTTTCTCCATAACCTTCAACAGGGGTATTACCCGCACGCCGCAATGAAGCTGGCTAAAGCGGCGAAAGTAAAGGCTATCCTAAAGAGAGGGCGAGGAAATGTCAGCAGGAAATCGGGGCGGTGCTGTAACAAAAACTACGGCTGTGTTAATTTTGTGAATGAAAATCATTTAACGGACTGGGGCAACCTCCGCGCTTTGCCAGTCATTTCATGTCAGTAAGGGGCTTTTAAATGGATGCACTTGAACTTTTGATTAACCGCCGTAGCGCGTCCCGTCTGGTCGAACCGGCTCCGGCAGGTGAAGTGCTGGAAAATATTCTGCGTGCCGGAATGCGCGCGCCGGACCACGGTACGCTCCAGCCGTGGCGCTTCATCGTTATTGAAGGGGAAGGGCGCGAGCGCTTTGCTCAGCTTTTAGAAAAAGCGGCCATTGCCGCCGGCATGGACGAAAAAAGCGTTGAAAAGGCGCGTACATCGCCGTTCCGCGCCCCGCAAATCATTGCTGTGGTCGCGCATTGTGAGGCTAATCATAAAGTGCCGTTGTGGGAGCAGGTGGTTTCCGCAGGTTGTGCGGTGATGGCGATGCAGATGGCGGCGGTGGCTCAGGGCTTTAACGGCATCTGGCGCAGCGGCGCGTGGACAGAAAATGACATGGTTCGCGAGGGACTGGGTGGCCGTGAGCAGGACAAAGTGGTGGGCTTCCTCTACCTCGGCACGCCGCAGTTGAAAGCGTCGACGACCATCAGCGCCCCGGACACCTCTGCATTCGTCTCTCACTTCTGATTGAGCGTTATCCTGCCGGGCATCTCCCCGGCAGGGACTTCACGTCTTATTTCTTCTGCTGTTTCGCAAACTCGTCTTTCGCTTTCTGCAGCTGTTGCTGGAAGGCTGCGTTGGTATGCAACGTGGCAACTACGGCAGACCCCACGACGCGAGCGGCATCAATATCGCTCTGCCAGTGGTAGCCGCAAATCACCCGGCTTTGGCCCAGCTCAAACCCGCGTTTCAGGATCTCGTTCTGGCGCTGCGGGTTGATTTCGGCCAGCACCAGCGCGGTGGCCCAGCCAATTGAGGTATGCCCGGACGGATAAGAACCATTTTTCGACAGCTTATCCTGCTCTTTGGTGTTACAGGTTGGTACGCCGTAGAAGGCAAACGGGCGGATGCGCATGTACTTTTCTTTTGCGCCGCGCGTGGCGAGGTCGCCTGCATCCTCAATCATATTGGTCAGGAGCTTGTGCAGTTCCGGCGCATCTTTCTCGGTTATCGGCGAGCCAAACGCGCCGGAGAAAGCGTTAGCCACGCCGCCGCCGCTCAGGTTGGCATCTTCTTCTGCCAGTTTACCGCGTTCGGTGGTGCGCAGCAGGCGGCCTTTCTCATACATCGCCTGGTCATTCAGGAACGCAATGCTGCCGATTTCCGGCGGCGGTGGCAGCAGCGCCAGACTATCAATGGCCTGAGCGTTGGTCAGGTAGTAAAGATCGGGTTTGGTGGTGACATCATTTCCCGGAGGTGCAAGGGCAAAAGCCGTAGAAGAGAACAGGCCGGCAATACAGAAGGCTAATACGCGTTTTTTCATTGTTATTCCTTACATGCGTTAGTTGTCCAGTGAGTTGCCAGATGGTTGTAACATTTCTGTCATATTCGAGTAAAAGAGCGAGTCGGCAAAATGCGGCCTGGCTTCACAAAACTTCCGGATTGCCTGCATAGTGAGCAACGACACGCGAATTAGGACTGCCAGACTTACCACCAGGGCGTTTGAGCGCTACCATATACTCGTCATACTTCAGGCCGCAGTGCGAAGTATTCAGAGTAAAAATGCCTAACGACAGGAGATGTCCATGAAGCAAACCGTTCGTTTGACCCAGTACAGCCACGGCGCAGGATGCGGCTGCAAAATTTCCCCGAAGGTGCTGGAAACCATCCTGCACAGTGAGCAGGCGAAGTTTGTCGATCCTAATCTGCTGGTGGGGAACGAAACCCGCGATGATGCGGCGGTTTACGACCTGGGCAACGGCACCGGTATCATCAGCACCACCGACTTCTTCATGCCGATCGTGGACGATCCCTTCGACTTTGGCCGCATAGCGGCGACCAACGCCATCAGCGATATCTACGCGATGGGCGGGAAACCGATCATGGCGATCGCTATTCTCGGCTGGCCGATTAATACGCTGGCGCCTGAAATAGCCCGTGAAGTGATCGAAGGCGGGCGTTTTGTCTGCCAGCAGGCGGGGATTTCGCTGGCCGGTGGCCACTCGATTGACGCCCCAGAACCGATTTTTGGCCTCGCGGTAACCGGCGTTGTGCCAACCGAGCGAGTGAAGAAAAACAGCTCTGCTGAAGCCGGCTGTAAGTTATACCTGACCAAACCTCTGGGCATTGGCGTGTTGACCACCGCCGAGAAAAAATCCCTGCTGCTGCCAGAGCATAAAGGCCTGGCGGCAGAAACCATGTGCCAGTTGAATAAAGTCGGTGCCGAATTTGCCGATATTCCTGGCGTGACCGCGATGACCGACGTCACCGGTTTTGGCCTGATGGGCCACCTGAGCGAAATGTGCGAGGGCGCGGGCGTTCAGGCGGAAGTGTGGTACGAGTGTGTGCCAAAACTGCCGGGCGTTGAAAGCTACATCGAGCAGGGCTGCGTACCCGGTGGAACTTCCCGCAACTTTGCCAGT
Coding sequences within:
- the ansA gene encoding asparaginase; translation: MQKKSIYVAYTGGTIGMQRSEHGYIPVSGHLQRQLAMMPEFHRPEMPDFTIHEYDPLMDSSDMTPEDWQHIADDIKAHYDEYDGFVILHGTDTMAFTASALSFMLENLSKPVIVTGSQIPLAELRSDGQINLLNSLYVAANYPINEVTLFFNNRLYRGNRTTKAHADGFDAFASPNLAPLLEAGIHIRKLNTPPAPHGEGELIVHPITPQPIGVVTIYPGISADVVGNFLRQPVKALILRSYGVGNAPQQGAFIKELQEASARGIVVVNLTQCMSGKVNMGGYATGNALAQAGVISGFDMTVEATLTKLHYLLSQGLDAQAIRDAMSQNLRGELTPDE
- the sppA gene encoding signal peptide peptidase SppA; the protein is MRTIGRFISGFFKWTWRLLNFIREFILNLFLILLILVGVGIWMQVKSTPAEPARGALLLDITGVVVDKPSVSNKLGVIGRQLVGASSDRLQENSLFDIVDAIRQAKDDRNITGIVLDLKDFAGADQPSMQYIGKALREFRDGGKPVYAMGDSYNQSQYYLASFANKIWLSPQGMVDLHGFATNALYYKTLLDKLKVSTHVFRVGTYKSAVEPYIRDDMSPAARDADSRWIGELWQNYLNTIAANRQITAQQAFPGAQALLDNLQKLGGDTAKYALDNKLVDELASSAVVDKALVKQFGWSKANKDFSYTSIYDYTVKKPSEQGDAIAVIFANGAIMDGEETPGQVGGDTTAMQIREARLDPKVKAIVFRVNSPGGSVTASETIREELVAAREAGKPIVVSMGGMAASGGYWISTPANYIIANPSTLTGSIGIFGVINTVENTLDAIGVHTDGVSTSPLADVAVTKKLPPEVQQMMQLSIDNGYKRFIGLVAASRKKTPEQIDQIAQGHVWTGEDAKANGLVDSLGDFDDAVAKAAELAKLKSWHLAFWQDDATFTDMVFNAMTGSVRAALPQAIQAYLPAPLADAALAVKAQNDKFGTMNDPQNRYAFCLTCGDVR
- a CDS encoding NAD(P)H nitroreductase gives rise to the protein MDALELLINRRSASRLVEPAPAGEVLENILRAGMRAPDHGTLQPWRFIVIEGEGRERFAQLLEKAAIAAGMDEKSVEKARTSPFRAPQIIAVVAHCEANHKVPLWEQVVSAGCAVMAMQMAAVAQGFNGIWRSGAWTENDMVREGLGGREQDKVVGFLYLGTPQLKASTTISAPDTSAFVSHF
- the phoC gene encoding acid phosphatase PhoC; the encoded protein is MKKRVLAFCIAGLFSSTAFALAPPGNDVTTKPDLYYLTNAQAIDSLALLPPPPEIGSIAFLNDQAMYEKGRLLRTTERGKLAEEDANLSGGGVANAFSGAFGSPITEKDAPELHKLLTNMIEDAGDLATRGAKEKYMRIRPFAFYGVPTCNTKEQDKLSKNGSYPSGHTSIGWATALVLAEINPQRQNEILKRGFELGQSRVICGYHWQSDIDAARVVGSAVVATLHTNAAFQQQLQKAKDEFAKQQKK
- the selD gene encoding selenide, water dikinase SelD, producing the protein MKQTVRLTQYSHGAGCGCKISPKVLETILHSEQAKFVDPNLLVGNETRDDAAVYDLGNGTGIISTTDFFMPIVDDPFDFGRIAATNAISDIYAMGGKPIMAIAILGWPINTLAPEIAREVIEGGRFVCQQAGISLAGGHSIDAPEPIFGLAVTGVVPTERVKKNSSAEAGCKLYLTKPLGIGVLTTAEKKSLLLPEHKGLAAETMCQLNKVGAEFADIPGVTAMTDVTGFGLMGHLSEMCEGAGVQAEVWYECVPKLPGVESYIEQGCVPGGTSRNFASYGQLIGEMPEAWRNLLCDPQTSGGLLLAVRADAEAEVFAAAERNGIKLSAIGELKEARAGRPMIEIR